One Lujinxingia sediminis DNA window includes the following coding sequences:
- a CDS encoding DUF2804 domain-containing protein — MVETVHNERLEKVPNAMVDRLGAARIGTYRGELSAVQLDRLRGAEGLEGAAALMRRKRWQYSAICTDEIFIAQAIVHAGYAAHTFMYAVDLLEERPVLRFGGLGVPGLQVEVGDRPGVGLAAHYRRPGAHLYTRREPRGAPYEMGGRLGAWAAPASGKTDFRAELHTRGAAPALTVISPVPAPGRINVTQKWTALPVKGHLKVGSRSYRLDGGLGALDYTQGYLGRQTAWRWAMGMGRLPDGRRLGLNLVEGFNDTHPTANENALWVGEELIGLGRARFAFEKNHPERPWEVQTTCGRVRLGFRSIFVHREVRNLGPVRSYFIQPAGVFEGEVRVGSTSYAVRLVGVTEDQDIWW, encoded by the coding sequence ATGGTGGAGACGGTACATAACGAGCGGCTTGAGAAGGTGCCCAACGCGATGGTGGATCGCCTGGGAGCTGCCCGCATTGGGACCTACCGCGGGGAGTTGTCGGCGGTGCAGCTCGATCGCCTGCGCGGTGCCGAGGGGCTTGAAGGCGCGGCCGCCTTGATGCGGCGCAAACGCTGGCAGTACAGCGCGATCTGCACCGATGAGATCTTTATCGCTCAGGCGATCGTGCATGCCGGCTACGCCGCACACACCTTTATGTACGCCGTTGATCTGCTGGAGGAGCGCCCGGTGCTGCGTTTTGGCGGGCTGGGCGTGCCGGGGCTGCAGGTGGAGGTCGGCGATCGTCCCGGAGTCGGGCTTGCGGCTCACTACCGTCGTCCCGGCGCACATCTCTACACGCGTCGTGAGCCCCGCGGGGCGCCCTATGAGATGGGGGGGAGGCTGGGGGCGTGGGCTGCGCCGGCGTCTGGAAAGACCGATTTTCGAGCCGAACTGCACACCCGGGGTGCCGCTCCGGCGCTCACCGTGATCTCCCCGGTGCCTGCTCCCGGGCGTATTAACGTGACGCAGAAATGGACCGCGTTGCCCGTCAAAGGCCATCTCAAAGTGGGCTCGCGCTCCTACAGGCTCGACGGGGGGCTGGGCGCGCTGGACTACACCCAGGGGTATCTGGGCCGCCAGACCGCCTGGCGCTGGGCGATGGGCATGGGGCGTCTCCCTGACGGGCGTCGCCTGGGGCTCAACCTGGTTGAGGGGTTCAATGACACCCACCCCACCGCCAACGAGAATGCGCTCTGGGTTGGCGAGGAGCTCATCGGGCTTGGGCGCGCGCGCTTTGCCTTTGAGAAAAATCACCCCGAGCGTCCCTGGGAGGTGCAGACCACCTGCGGGCGGGTGAGGCTTGGTTTTCGCTCGATCTTTGTGCACCGCGAGGTGCGCAACCTGGGGCCGGTCCGAAGCTATTTTATCCAGCCCGCTGGTGTCTTTGAGGGGGAGGTCCGGGTAGGCTCGACCAGCTATGCGGTGCGCCTGGTGGGGGTGACCGAGGATCAGGATATCTGGTGGTGA